The following coding sequences lie in one Myxococcus xanthus genomic window:
- a CDS encoding ABC transporter ATP-binding protein, whose protein sequence is MEPLLVTRALVAGYGPRPILHGVACEVRPGELWAVLGPNGTGKSTLLRAVLGMGPWTRGEVRLLGRERAAWAPRALARKVAWVPQTFESTEGFSGLELVLMGRSPHLGLWGLPSAGDVALAREVMTELGIAHLAERPAEALSGGERRMLMLARGLVQQPELLLLDEPTAFLDVAHQVGSLDRVRARVDAGLGAVAVLHDVNLAAAFATHVLLLRDGQVLAQGPANAVLERSSLETLYGLPMETALAPSGARLFAPRAPSR, encoded by the coding sequence GTGGAGCCCTTGCTCGTCACCCGGGCGCTGGTCGCGGGCTACGGTCCTCGTCCCATCTTGCATGGTGTGGCGTGCGAGGTCCGGCCCGGTGAGCTGTGGGCGGTGCTCGGCCCCAACGGGACGGGCAAGAGCACGCTGCTGCGCGCGGTGCTGGGCATGGGGCCCTGGACGCGCGGAGAGGTGCGCCTGCTAGGCCGCGAGCGCGCCGCCTGGGCGCCCCGAGCGCTCGCCCGCAAGGTGGCGTGGGTGCCGCAGACCTTCGAATCCACGGAGGGCTTCAGCGGCCTGGAGCTGGTGTTGATGGGCCGCAGTCCGCACCTGGGCCTCTGGGGCCTGCCGTCCGCGGGCGACGTGGCGCTCGCGCGGGAGGTGATGACGGAGCTCGGCATCGCGCACCTGGCCGAGCGGCCCGCGGAGGCACTCTCTGGAGGCGAGCGCCGGATGTTGATGCTGGCGCGAGGACTGGTGCAGCAGCCCGAGTTGTTGCTGCTGGATGAGCCCACCGCCTTCCTGGACGTGGCCCATCAAGTGGGCTCGCTCGACCGCGTGCGCGCGCGTGTGGACGCGGGGCTGGGCGCGGTGGCGGTGCTGCACGACGTGAACCTCGCCGCCGCCTTCGCCACTCATGTGCTGCTCCTCCGGGACGGCCAGGTGCTCGCGCAGGGGCCGGCGAACGCGGTGCTGGAGCGTTCCTCCCTGGAAACGCTCTACGGGCTGCCCATGGAAACCGCGCTGGCTCCGTCTGGCGCCCGGCTCTTCGCGCCCCGAGCCCCCTCGCGCTGA
- the hprK gene encoding HPr(Ser) kinase/phosphatase, with the protein MKSIRISQLLEDRDYDLRLNLVAGGGGLSRIVVSSRIQKPGLALAGFTEHLHPHRVQVFGNTEISYLATLPEERQRESLAQLFGEEELACVVVTKDLDIPQALISACEGAGLALMTTPLLSSEFIMRVQTFLEEALTESSSLHGVLMDVFGVGILLLGKSGIGKSEIALDLVMRAHRLVADDIVDVTRRKGAVYGAGNPVIKHHMEIRGLGIINIKDLFGVAAIREQKKIELVIELQEWDPHQEYDRLGVEDRHLQIVGVDIPLSVVPVRPGRNMATIIEVAARNQLLKLQGHHSAREFAERLNRAIAEGAMRRTLGEEVE; encoded by the coding sequence ATGAAATCCATCCGCATCTCCCAGCTCCTCGAGGACCGCGACTACGACTTGCGGCTCAATCTCGTTGCCGGCGGCGGCGGGCTGTCGCGCATCGTGGTGTCCTCGCGCATCCAGAAGCCGGGGCTGGCGCTTGCGGGCTTCACCGAGCACCTGCATCCGCACCGCGTCCAGGTGTTCGGCAACACGGAGATTTCGTACTTGGCCACGCTGCCGGAAGAGCGGCAGCGCGAGTCGCTGGCGCAGCTCTTCGGCGAGGAGGAACTGGCGTGCGTGGTGGTGACCAAGGACCTGGACATTCCCCAGGCCCTCATCTCCGCGTGTGAAGGCGCGGGCCTGGCGCTGATGACGACGCCGCTGCTCTCCAGCGAGTTCATCATGCGAGTGCAGACCTTCCTGGAAGAGGCCCTCACCGAGTCCAGCAGCCTGCACGGGGTGTTGATGGACGTGTTCGGCGTGGGCATCTTGCTGCTGGGCAAGAGCGGCATCGGCAAGAGCGAGATTGCCCTGGACCTGGTGATGCGGGCCCACCGCCTGGTGGCGGACGACATCGTGGACGTCACCCGCCGCAAGGGGGCCGTCTACGGCGCTGGCAACCCGGTCATCAAGCACCACATGGAGATTCGCGGCCTGGGCATCATCAACATCAAGGACCTGTTCGGTGTGGCCGCCATCCGCGAACAGAAGAAAATCGAGCTGGTCATCGAGCTCCAGGAGTGGGACCCCCACCAGGAGTACGACCGGCTGGGCGTGGAGGACCGGCATCTCCAGATTGTGGGGGTGGACATCCCCCTGTCGGTGGTGCCTGTTCGTCCGGGCCGCAACATGGCGACCATCATCGAGGTCGCCGCGCGTAATCAGTTGCTAAAGCTACAGGGCCACCACTCGGCGAGAGAGTTCGCCGAGCGACTCAATCGGGCCATCGCCGAAGGGGCGATGCGCCGCACCCTGGGAGAAGAGGTCGAGTGA
- a CDS encoding serine/threonine-protein kinase has protein sequence MANTDDRGSGADDSPELSTQVVSADVQGAVPRSAPHTAEPPSARDAAGDWRSRSPLGQRVGRFIPLKLLGQGGMGAVFAAYDPDLDRKVALKLLSVEARSADEEGGRARLLREAQAMARVSHPNVIPIYEVGTWDAQVFFTMELVAGGTLADWRREKPRSWREVLEKYLQAGRGLEAAHAAGLVHRDFKPANVLVGRDGRVCVTDFGLARPVDNLPLDEQPTLARVRAASEASRPLHDPLTETGVVLGTPPFMSPEQFRGESLDARSDQFSFCAALYRALYNQRPFDPDELSRAAKALRSAPAKVTAPLERAGREPSPIHEPPSDARVPAWVRRAVMRGLSLAPEARFASMGALLEALSQEQQRARARKAGGMAVATAALVGAVGGGLWFQSNVCAGAEGLLADSWGPAARQRLSSAFAATGSPLAGDMAGRVGQVLDAYASRWARQRTDACEATRLHEVQPEALFTQRVVCLERRHKDLRALVGALAQVDKAGVEKALDAAYALPSPEDCADVEALASQQPRPADPAMRAELESLEGALSEVKALVDTSRYPQALAAANAVESRVLAARYAPLTAELRFHQGWLQAVLGEKEKGAGLLEQAVYDATSGRTDRLEVSILNKLLYVEGERERFEHASQWARLGKATLQRLGGDAVLQGDLLVNEANLALMRGQTADARALLEEANAVLADALVPGHPKRARVTFSLGRVLLEVGAFPEAARVMEEALRQTEAAVGPRHLDVARRHQGLSMALREQREFARALAHARASVALHRELLGDSHLKLAEALDEEGMSLLALGRNEEALKVYEAALAVKRAQLEPDDEDLQYSYDGVGQALLGLGRTREALVPLRKAVAFTDAQEDSLGESGFALARALWKEGQGAEARTEAAKARERFTASGRTLQAEAVRAWLEALPPEAKTKPARPQQRRRR, from the coding sequence ATGGCCAACACCGATGACCGGGGCTCGGGTGCTGATGATTCGCCAGAGCTGTCCACGCAGGTCGTGTCAGCGGATGTGCAGGGGGCGGTGCCGCGCAGCGCGCCGCATACGGCGGAGCCTCCCTCCGCGCGCGACGCGGCTGGGGATTGGCGCTCGCGGAGCCCGCTGGGCCAGCGGGTGGGGCGCTTCATTCCGTTGAAGCTGCTGGGGCAGGGCGGCATGGGCGCGGTGTTCGCGGCCTATGACCCGGACCTGGACCGCAAGGTGGCGCTCAAGTTGTTGAGCGTGGAGGCCCGCTCCGCGGACGAGGAGGGCGGGCGTGCCCGGCTGCTGCGCGAGGCGCAGGCCATGGCGCGTGTCTCCCATCCCAATGTCATTCCCATCTACGAGGTGGGCACCTGGGACGCGCAGGTCTTCTTCACCATGGAGTTGGTGGCCGGTGGCACGCTGGCGGACTGGCGACGGGAGAAGCCCCGTTCCTGGCGCGAGGTGCTGGAGAAGTACCTGCAAGCGGGACGAGGGTTGGAGGCCGCGCACGCGGCCGGGCTGGTGCACCGCGACTTCAAGCCCGCCAACGTGCTGGTGGGGCGTGACGGCCGCGTCTGCGTCACCGACTTCGGCCTGGCGCGCCCCGTGGACAACCTGCCCCTGGACGAACAGCCCACGCTGGCGCGCGTGCGCGCCGCCTCGGAGGCGTCGCGCCCGCTGCATGACCCGCTCACCGAAACGGGCGTCGTCCTGGGCACGCCGCCGTTCATGTCCCCCGAACAGTTTCGCGGCGAGTCCCTGGACGCGCGCTCGGACCAGTTCAGCTTCTGCGCGGCGCTGTACCGGGCGCTCTACAACCAGCGTCCCTTTGACCCTGACGAGCTCTCGCGGGCCGCGAAGGCGCTGCGGTCCGCACCCGCGAAGGTGACGGCGCCGCTGGAGCGAGCCGGGCGGGAGCCCTCGCCCATCCACGAGCCGCCGAGCGACGCCCGTGTCCCCGCCTGGGTACGGCGCGCGGTGATGCGAGGGTTGTCGCTGGCGCCGGAGGCGCGCTTCGCCTCCATGGGGGCGCTGCTGGAGGCGCTGTCGCAAGAGCAGCAGCGCGCACGGGCCCGCAAGGCGGGAGGCATGGCCGTGGCCACGGCGGCGCTGGTGGGCGCGGTGGGAGGCGGGCTGTGGTTTCAGTCCAACGTCTGCGCGGGCGCGGAGGGGTTATTGGCGGACAGCTGGGGGCCCGCGGCGAGGCAGCGGCTGTCCTCGGCCTTCGCGGCCACGGGCAGCCCGCTGGCGGGGGATATGGCGGGCCGGGTAGGGCAGGTGTTGGATGCCTATGCCAGCCGTTGGGCGCGGCAGCGCACCGACGCGTGCGAGGCCACGCGCCTGCACGAGGTGCAGCCGGAGGCGCTGTTCACCCAGCGCGTGGTGTGTCTGGAGCGGCGGCACAAGGACTTGCGCGCGCTGGTGGGCGCTCTGGCCCAGGTGGACAAGGCGGGCGTGGAGAAGGCGCTGGACGCGGCGTATGCGCTGCCCTCGCCCGAGGACTGCGCGGACGTGGAGGCCCTGGCGAGCCAGCAGCCCCGGCCCGCGGATCCGGCCATGCGCGCGGAGCTGGAGTCATTGGAAGGCGCGTTGTCGGAGGTGAAGGCGCTGGTGGACACCAGCCGCTATCCCCAGGCGCTGGCGGCGGCGAACGCGGTGGAGTCGCGGGTGCTGGCCGCGCGGTACGCGCCGCTGACGGCGGAGCTGCGCTTCCACCAGGGGTGGCTCCAGGCCGTGCTGGGGGAGAAGGAGAAGGGCGCGGGGCTGCTGGAGCAGGCCGTCTATGACGCCACGTCGGGACGGACGGACCGGCTGGAGGTCTCCATTCTCAACAAGTTGCTCTATGTGGAGGGGGAGCGCGAGCGCTTCGAGCACGCCTCGCAATGGGCACGTCTGGGCAAGGCGACCCTCCAGCGGCTGGGCGGGGACGCGGTGCTGCAAGGCGACCTGTTGGTGAACGAAGCCAACCTCGCGTTGATGCGCGGACAGACAGCAGACGCCCGGGCGTTGCTGGAGGAGGCCAACGCCGTGCTGGCGGACGCGCTGGTGCCGGGTCATCCGAAGCGTGCGCGGGTGACGTTCTCACTGGGGCGGGTGCTGCTGGAGGTGGGGGCCTTCCCGGAGGCCGCGCGGGTGATGGAGGAGGCGCTGCGCCAGACGGAGGCGGCGGTGGGGCCTCGGCACCTGGACGTGGCCCGGCGTCACCAGGGCTTGTCCATGGCGCTGCGTGAGCAGCGGGAGTTCGCGCGGGCCTTGGCGCATGCCCGGGCCTCCGTGGCGCTGCACCGTGAGTTGCTGGGCGACAGTCACCTGAAGCTGGCTGAGGCGCTCGACGAGGAGGGCATGAGCCTGCTCGCGCTGGGGCGTAATGAAGAGGCGCTGAAGGTCTACGAGGCGGCGCTGGCGGTGAAGCGCGCCCAGTTGGAGCCCGACGACGAGGACCTCCAGTACTCCTACGACGGCGTGGGGCAGGCCCTGCTGGGACTGGGGCGCACGCGCGAAGCCCTGGTGCCACTGCGCAAGGCGGTGGCCTTCACGGATGCGCAGGAGGACTCGCTGGGGGAGTCGGGCTTCGCGCTCGCGCGGGCGCTGTGGAAGGAAGGGCAGGGCGCGGAAGCGCGGACCGAGGCGGCGAAGGCGCGTGAGCGCTTCACGGCCTCGGGCCGGACGCTCCAGGCCGAAGCGGTGCGGGCCTGGTTGGAGGCGCTGCCTCCGGAGGCGAAGACGAAGCCCGCCCGTCCCCAGCAGCGGAGGCGCCGCTAG
- a CDS encoding YoaK family protein encodes MPFSSESSPGNRRAYTLLSLLLAGVAGLVNTTGFVALGLHTSHMSGSMATLGESLASGNVALAWLAAQLLLSFVVGAVSASVLLEASRERPRGRHSSALLLEALTLGGIGVWLSYHPSPHEPTLMWGLAYAMGLQNALVTRVSGAVVRTTHVTGILTDIGIQVVRLGSWLREGTRGQGLPGLRRRLWALPTAVEFERTRLHLGLGSAFLGGCTLGPLLFARLGAATLAIPCGVLVVLVALDLSAVADSGPQAMPRA; translated from the coding sequence ATGCCCTTCTCATCGGAATCGTCTCCCGGGAACCGGCGAGCCTACACACTGCTGTCACTGCTGCTCGCGGGCGTGGCGGGCCTGGTGAATACCACGGGCTTCGTGGCGCTGGGCCTGCACACGTCGCACATGTCCGGAAGCATGGCCACGCTGGGAGAGTCCCTTGCCTCGGGCAACGTGGCCCTGGCCTGGCTGGCCGCGCAGCTCCTGCTGTCCTTCGTGGTGGGCGCCGTGTCCGCGTCGGTGCTGCTGGAGGCCTCGCGCGAGCGCCCCCGGGGCCGCCACTCCTCCGCGCTGCTGCTGGAGGCGCTCACGCTGGGCGGCATCGGCGTCTGGCTGTCGTACCACCCCAGTCCACACGAGCCGACGCTCATGTGGGGCCTGGCCTATGCCATGGGGCTCCAGAACGCGCTCGTCACCCGCGTCTCCGGCGCCGTGGTGCGCACCACGCACGTCACCGGCATCCTCACCGACATCGGCATCCAGGTGGTGCGGCTGGGTTCCTGGCTGCGCGAGGGAACGCGGGGCCAGGGCTTGCCGGGCCTGCGACGCCGCCTATGGGCGCTGCCCACCGCTGTTGAATTCGAGCGGACGCGGCTGCACCTGGGGCTCGGTTCCGCCTTCCTGGGCGGCTGCACGCTGGGGCCGCTGCTCTTCGCCCGGCTCGGCGCGGCCACCCTGGCGATTCCCTGCGGGGTGCTGGTGGTGCTGGTGGCGCTCGACCTGAGCGCCGTCGCCGACTCCGGCCCCCAGGCGATGCCGCGCGCCTGA
- a CDS encoding fused MFS/spermidine synthase: MSRYAIAIFASAFLLFGVQPLVGRYSLPWYGGTPGVWTACMLFFQAVLLGGYAYAHGLASRLAPRTQARVHLGLLVVAVLLLGARALLAGSPVAPGPEWRPEGTALAVPRLLAMLAVTIGLPFFVLSTTGPLLQSWFARARPGRSPYPLYALSNAGSLLALLGYPFLVEPWVGRGAQAWGWGVGFIFFAVACAVCALDVMKQPDTAPVATAAPVTATPLTEGPGAEAGAEVARPTVRATMTWLGLSTCASVLLLATTNQLSQDVAAGPFLWVLPLAVYLLTFILAFSRESFYSRTVYAVLLIASGAGVAHAQTQGPQSSLALQLAAYSVALFAGGMVCHGELYRLRPPPRHLSAFYLWVSAGGVLGGLLISVLAPAVFSAYWEYPLSLGACCVVALVGMAKQEGETTRTQRLQRVLRGAMLLLVAGHLTYTMAREQGRARFASRNFFGVVRVMEQGVGSPEDHRFTLLHGAITHGLQYVTPERRSVPTTYYTPEAGLGLAIAEQRRLREAVGLPAGLRVGVLGLGVGTSAALLEAEDTGRFYEIDPAVIALAQGEGGYFSYLGDTPAKVELVEGDARISLERELEAGGAQGFDVLALDTFSSDAVPVHLLTQEAVALYRAHLAPHGVLALHISNVHLDLVPLTLAHARALGLHAALVVNETQGDALRSNWMVLSPDREFSWGPTFTRASARVRRLGLREDPDFTWTDEKSSVLHVLRRGRPSASVKDVEASSGPPGPASAQPGTE; the protein is encoded by the coding sequence ATGTCCCGCTACGCCATCGCCATCTTCGCTAGTGCGTTCCTCCTGTTCGGCGTGCAACCCCTGGTGGGGCGCTATTCATTGCCGTGGTACGGCGGAACGCCCGGCGTGTGGACGGCGTGCATGTTGTTCTTCCAGGCGGTGTTGCTGGGGGGCTACGCGTACGCGCACGGGCTCGCCTCGCGGCTGGCACCTCGCACGCAGGCCCGCGTCCACCTGGGCCTTCTGGTGGTGGCGGTGCTGCTGCTGGGCGCTCGCGCGTTGCTGGCGGGCTCGCCGGTGGCGCCCGGGCCTGAGTGGCGTCCGGAGGGCACCGCGCTGGCCGTGCCCCGGCTGTTGGCGATGCTGGCGGTCACCATCGGCCTGCCTTTCTTCGTGCTGAGCACCACCGGCCCGCTGCTCCAGTCGTGGTTCGCCCGCGCGCGGCCGGGCCGCTCGCCCTATCCGCTGTATGCGCTGTCCAACGCGGGCTCGCTGCTGGCGCTGCTCGGCTATCCCTTCCTGGTGGAGCCGTGGGTGGGGCGCGGCGCCCAGGCGTGGGGCTGGGGCGTGGGCTTCATCTTCTTCGCCGTGGCCTGCGCGGTGTGCGCGCTGGACGTGATGAAGCAGCCGGACACGGCGCCCGTCGCCACGGCCGCGCCCGTGACGGCCACGCCGCTGACGGAAGGCCCCGGGGCGGAGGCCGGCGCCGAGGTGGCACGCCCCACCGTGCGCGCCACGATGACGTGGCTCGGCCTGAGCACCTGCGCGTCGGTGCTGCTGCTGGCGACGACGAACCAGCTCTCCCAGGACGTGGCGGCCGGCCCCTTCCTCTGGGTGCTGCCCCTGGCCGTCTACCTGCTGACCTTCATCCTCGCCTTCTCCCGCGAGTCCTTCTATTCGCGCACCGTCTACGCGGTGCTGCTCATCGCCTCGGGCGCAGGGGTGGCGCACGCGCAGACGCAGGGGCCGCAGTCGTCGCTCGCGCTCCAACTGGCCGCGTACTCAGTGGCCCTCTTCGCGGGCGGCATGGTGTGCCACGGCGAGCTGTACCGGCTGCGTCCTCCGCCGCGCCACCTCAGCGCCTTCTACCTGTGGGTGTCCGCGGGCGGCGTGCTGGGCGGGCTGCTCATCAGCGTGCTGGCCCCCGCCGTCTTCAGCGCCTACTGGGAGTATCCCCTGTCGCTGGGCGCGTGCTGCGTCGTCGCGCTGGTGGGCATGGCGAAACAGGAGGGCGAAACGACGCGGACGCAGCGGCTGCAGCGCGTCCTGCGCGGCGCCATGCTGCTCCTGGTGGCCGGACACCTGACGTACACCATGGCCCGCGAGCAGGGCCGCGCGCGCTTCGCCTCACGCAACTTCTTCGGCGTGGTGCGGGTGATGGAGCAGGGCGTGGGCTCGCCGGAGGACCACCGCTTCACGCTCCTGCATGGCGCCATCACCCACGGGCTCCAGTACGTGACGCCCGAGCGCAGGAGTGTGCCCACGACGTATTACACGCCGGAGGCGGGCCTGGGGCTGGCCATCGCCGAGCAGCGCCGGCTGCGCGAAGCCGTGGGGCTGCCCGCGGGACTGCGCGTGGGCGTGCTGGGACTGGGCGTGGGCACCAGCGCCGCGTTGCTCGAAGCGGAGGACACCGGGCGCTTCTACGAAATCGACCCCGCGGTCATCGCGCTGGCGCAAGGCGAGGGCGGCTACTTCTCTTATCTGGGAGACACGCCGGCGAAGGTGGAGCTCGTGGAGGGGGACGCGCGCATCTCCCTGGAGCGGGAGCTGGAGGCGGGCGGCGCGCAGGGCTTCGACGTGCTCGCGCTGGACACCTTCTCCTCGGACGCGGTGCCGGTGCACCTGCTCACCCAGGAGGCGGTGGCGCTCTACCGCGCGCACCTGGCGCCCCATGGCGTGCTGGCGCTGCACATCAGCAACGTCCACCTGGACCTGGTGCCGCTGACGCTGGCTCACGCGCGGGCCCTGGGGTTGCACGCGGCGCTGGTGGTCAACGAGACGCAAGGGGACGCGCTGCGCAGCAACTGGATGGTGCTGAGCCCGGACCGCGAGTTCTCCTGGGGCCCCACCTTCACCCGGGCCTCCGCGCGCGTGCGCCGGCTGGGCCTGCGGGAGGACCCCGACTTCACGTGGACGGACGAGAAGAGCAGCGTGCTGCACGTGCTCCGCCGCGGCAGGCCCTCGGCGAGCGTCAAGGACGTGGAGGCGTCCTCCGGCCCGCCCGGCCCCGCGTCCGCCCAGCCCGGGACGGAGTGA
- the rapZ gene encoding RNase adapter RapZ yields the protein MTAPAKQIVIITGMSGSGKSTAIRALEDSGFFCIDNLPVLLLPKLTELAGGGHFERMALVVDVREGVFLKDAPRILAEVRRAGHQVEVLFLDSSDDSLIRRFSETRRRHPLAPNGTVAEGIKAERQALRDLRELADQVIDSSTLNVHDLKRMVQARFSPEPAAGPSLSIMSFGYRYGVPPQADLVLDVRFLPNPYFVPELKGLTGKVSKVAAYVLEREETQQFLEKVVDLCRFLFPRYQKEGKAYLTVALGCTGGKHRSVAIAAELTRRLTDEDTRVQLWDRDIEKE from the coding sequence GTGACCGCCCCCGCGAAACAAATCGTCATCATCACCGGCATGTCCGGGTCCGGTAAGTCCACCGCCATCCGCGCGTTGGAGGATTCGGGCTTCTTCTGCATCGACAACCTGCCGGTGCTGCTCTTGCCCAAGCTCACGGAGCTGGCGGGGGGCGGCCACTTCGAGCGCATGGCGCTGGTGGTGGACGTCCGCGAAGGCGTCTTCCTCAAGGACGCGCCCCGCATCCTCGCCGAGGTCCGCCGCGCCGGGCACCAGGTGGAAGTGCTCTTCCTGGACTCCAGCGACGACAGCCTCATCCGCCGCTTCAGCGAGACGCGCCGCCGCCACCCGCTGGCGCCCAACGGCACCGTCGCCGAGGGCATCAAGGCGGAGCGCCAGGCGCTGCGTGACTTGCGCGAGCTGGCCGACCAGGTCATCGACTCGTCCACGCTGAACGTGCATGACTTGAAGCGCATGGTGCAGGCGCGCTTCAGCCCGGAGCCCGCCGCGGGCCCCAGCCTGTCCATCATGTCGTTTGGTTACCGCTACGGCGTGCCGCCCCAGGCGGACCTCGTCCTGGACGTGCGCTTCCTGCCCAATCCGTACTTCGTCCCGGAGCTGAAGGGGCTCACGGGCAAGGTGTCGAAGGTGGCGGCCTACGTGCTGGAGCGTGAGGAGACGCAGCAGTTCCTCGAGAAGGTCGTGGACCTCTGCCGCTTCCTCTTCCCCCGCTACCAGAAGGAGGGGAAGGCGTACCTCACCGTGGCCCTGGGCTGCACCGGGGGCAAGCACCGCTCCGTCGCCATCGCCGCGGAGCTCACCCGGCGCCTGACGGACGAAGACACCCGCGTCCAGCTCTGGGACCGGGACATCGAGAAGGAATAG
- a CDS encoding fibronectin type III domain-containing protein has protein sequence MVITHTERFYTSVGIAVRSKDLSANPPELLVRTRTGFTRYTGAPSSEGYRFSGVPQGEYYLKTGHFYVVSDERRMEIGRNFLGRQDAVPTPHFTTPLYLNLTNLAPWQHGDGLANGSRLQLVSGQVDLTADVAIYDFVTEGQTQLNAYDVSAYGISGNFPVFEAAKGDRLYVNQLTNVFGDLLPTGERLAASAVIRSTQLPAFNFTADGVTPLVLIGALQDVPMSDVSFEWRLGNYASLTTEVHPAATPRLPSFSIEPSAHGPQAGWVGYSGELFNFMLPAGASYTLADRLPYGNPYPSSWRPVGTVTYSYRILETLPGTTSTTRSVGGSVLTSDYLENLVASPIVPALTPPRGLAIDGIPATSQRVVGSTSPIITWQPPANGAPTAYRVNLQRYTTTSTVTQTLFYLPGTATEVRLPVGTLAPDAIYTVRVTAMDGPQQEVTREPFTIFEKLPLHMADTVSSFFTTP, from the coding sequence GTGGTCATCACCCACACCGAGCGCTTCTACACGTCCGTGGGCATCGCGGTCCGGAGCAAGGACCTGTCCGCCAATCCTCCCGAGCTCCTCGTCCGCACCCGGACCGGCTTCACGCGCTATACCGGCGCGCCCTCCTCGGAGGGCTACCGCTTTTCCGGTGTGCCCCAGGGGGAGTACTACCTGAAGACGGGCCACTTCTACGTCGTCTCCGACGAGCGGCGCATGGAGATTGGCCGGAACTTCCTGGGACGTCAGGACGCCGTCCCAACCCCTCACTTCACCACGCCCCTGTACCTGAACCTCACGAACCTCGCCCCCTGGCAGCATGGAGACGGGCTCGCCAATGGCAGCCGGCTGCAGCTCGTCTCCGGTCAGGTCGACCTCACGGCGGACGTGGCCATCTACGACTTTGTCACCGAGGGCCAGACGCAGCTGAATGCGTATGATGTGTCTGCCTACGGCATCTCGGGCAACTTCCCCGTATTCGAGGCGGCGAAGGGGGACCGGCTGTACGTGAATCAACTCACGAACGTCTTCGGAGACCTTCTTCCGACGGGTGAACGCCTGGCCGCATCCGCCGTCATCCGCAGCACGCAGCTGCCTGCCTTCAACTTCACCGCGGATGGAGTGACGCCGCTCGTCCTCATCGGTGCCCTGCAGGACGTCCCCATGTCGGATGTCTCCTTCGAGTGGCGCCTGGGCAACTACGCCTCACTCACCACGGAAGTCCACCCCGCCGCCACGCCGCGCTTGCCGTCATTCTCCATCGAGCCTTCGGCCCACGGCCCTCAGGCGGGCTGGGTCGGCTACTCGGGAGAGCTTTTCAACTTCATGCTCCCCGCGGGCGCCTCGTACACGCTCGCGGACCGATTGCCGTATGGAAACCCCTACCCGTCGTCGTGGCGCCCGGTGGGCACAGTGACTTATTCGTACCGCATCCTGGAGACCCTGCCGGGCACCACCAGCACCACGCGCTCCGTCGGTGGCTCGGTCCTGACGTCGGACTACCTGGAAAACCTGGTGGCGAGCCCCATCGTGCCCGCGCTGACGCCGCCGCGCGGCCTGGCCATCGACGGCATTCCCGCGACGTCCCAGCGCGTGGTGGGCAGCACCAGCCCCATCATCACCTGGCAGCCGCCCGCGAATGGCGCGCCCACCGCCTATCGGGTGAACCTCCAGCGCTACACCACTACCAGCACAGTGACCCAAACCCTCTTCTACCTGCCGGGCACCGCCACCGAGGTACGGCTCCCCGTGGGAACGCTGGCGCCCGACGCCATCTACACGGTGCGAGTCACGGCCATGGACGGCCCCCAGCAGGAGGTGACGCGAGAGCCCTTCACCATCTTCGAGAAGCTCCCCCTCCACATGGCGGACACGGTCAGCTCTTTCTTCACCACGCCGTGA
- a CDS encoding histidine triad nucleotide-binding protein, whose product MSDCLFCKIRDGLIPAKVVYRDDVCVAFEDINPQAPTHVLFIPHKHIPTVNDITAEDRELVGHLFTAAAKVAQERGHADPSDGYRVVMNTHVHAGQTVFHIHLHLLAGRPLGWPPG is encoded by the coding sequence ATGTCCGACTGTCTCTTCTGCAAGATTCGCGACGGGCTCATCCCCGCCAAGGTGGTCTACCGCGACGACGTGTGCGTGGCCTTCGAGGACATCAATCCCCAGGCCCCCACCCACGTGCTCTTCATCCCCCACAAGCACATCCCCACCGTGAACGACATCACGGCGGAGGACCGCGAGCTGGTGGGCCACCTCTTCACCGCGGCCGCCAAGGTGGCCCAGGAGCGCGGGCACGCGGACCCGAGCGACGGCTACCGGGTGGTGATGAACACCCACGTGCACGCCGGCCAGACGGTCTTCCACATCCACCTGCACCTGCTGGCCGGGCGCCCGCTGGGCTGGCCGCCGGGCTAG